In Solanum stenotomum isolate F172 chromosome 6, ASM1918654v1, whole genome shotgun sequence, one DNA window encodes the following:
- the LOC125867817 gene encoding uncharacterized protein LOC125867817 → MAELKLESELGTMMGLGLNFGGDVKRDASGKIMGCFCAFDVEPSPQGCELCNRPPLHPDDEENLHLGYEIGTLKEHRPYIDEIRIKYYQQIHESYGFDFYDFPGGEVQIEPILNVKDDVDFGIMMKLANRAIQEYNEKEHNVFKYKVLKIEKANCMIGGYEQYFMTVKVLNLTIGTSIETFHINVARRIPDRFEEVLSCNPKGMVPEFSIFGKKKR, encoded by the exons ATGGCGGAATTGAAATTGGAATCGGAATTGGGGACGATGATGGGTCTAGGGCTAAATTTTGGTGGTGATGTGAAAAGGGATGCGAGTGGGAAAATAATGGGATGTTTTTGTGCTTTTGATGTAGAGCCATCGCCACAAGGTTGCGAGTTATGCAATAGGCCCCCTCTCCATCCCGACGACGAGGAGAACCTTCACCTTGGCTATGAAATTGGTACTTTGAAGGAGCACCGTCCGTATATCGATGAAATTCGCATCAAATACTATCAACAAATCCATGAATCCTAT GGTTTCGACTTTTATGATTTTCCCGGTGGGGAAGTTCAAATAGAACCAATTTTGAATGTCAAGGATGACGTTGACTTTGGGATAATGATGAAACTAGCTAACCGTGCCATTCAAGAATACAATGAGAAAGAGCACAAT GTTTTCAAATATAAGGTTTTGAAGATTGAGAAAGCGAATTGTATGATAGGAGGATACGAACAGTATTTCATGACGGTTAAAGTCTTAAACCTCACCATTGGTACTTCTATTGAAACCTTTCACATCAATGTTGCTAGAAGAATCCCTGACCGTTTTGAAGAAGTCCTTTCATGCAATCCAAAAGGAATG GTGCCGGAGTTTAGCATATTTGGCAAGAAGAAACGTTGA
- the LOC125867728 gene encoding probable inactive poly [ADP-ribose] polymerase SRO2 yields the protein MLFCRVILGNTEVIEASSKQFQPTCHDFDSGVDNYLAPKTYIIWPSNMNFHILPNFLVSFKGPLLLGNSSKIKNIPLKPTPRIKFYNLLRVLSNFLHPSRMVLISKNYEDFQKKEISKMVFVQKLRQIAGDTSLLKSCHDIVSKH from the exons ATGTTATTTTGCAGAGTAATATTAGGAAATACAGAAGTAATTGAAGCTTCATCCAAACAATTTCAACCAACTTGTCACGATTTTGACTCTGGGGTTGACAATTATTTGGCTCCTAAAACATACATTATTTGGCCTTCTAAtatgaattttcatattttaccaAATTTTCTAGTGAGTTTCAAGGGTCCATTATTATTAG GTAACTCTTCAAAAATCAAGAATATTCCACTCAAGCCTACACCacgtataaaattttataatttattgcGTGTGCTTTCCAATTTTTTACATCCTTCAAGAATGGTTTTGATCTCAAAGAACTATGAAGATTTTCAG aaaaagGAGATCTCAAAAATGGTATTTGTTCAGAAGTTGAGGCAAATAGCTGGAGATACATCACTACTTAAGAGTTGTCATGATATTGTATCCAAACATTAA
- the LOC125868489 gene encoding uncharacterized protein LOC125868489 — MALFSPKSELLFLFFFIFCLSFNLSRSNKDDDVHDLLPFYNLPKGLLPNNVKSYTISTKDGSFTVKLTHPCYVQFQDQLVYYQKDIKGKLSYGSVSDVTGIQAKKLFVWVSVTGISVDDESQMIEFHVGFLSEKLPAKEFENIPTCTNKIKGCQHSAFASI; from the coding sequence ATGGCCTTATTCTCTCCAAAGTCAGAGCTtttgttcttgttcttcttcatcttttgtcTATCCTTCAATCTTAGCCGTTCAAATAAAGATGATGATGTTCATGATCTCCTTCCTTTTTACAATCTTCCAAAAGGTCTTCTCCCAAACAATGTGAAATCCTACACTATTTCCACAAAAGACGGTTCTTTTACTGTCAAACTTACACATCCATGTTATGTACAGTTTCAAGATCAGCTTGTTTACTACCAAAAAGATATTAAAGGGAAGTTGAGTTATGGATCTGTCTCTGATGTCACTGGAATACAAGCAAAGAAGTTGTTTGTATGGGTATCTGTAACTGGGATTAGTGTTGATGATGAGTCTCAGATGATTGAATTTCATGTTGGATTTTTGTCTGAAAAGTTGCCAGCTAAGGAATTTGAGAATATTCCTACTTGTACTAATAAGATTAAGGGTTGCCAACATTCTGCCTTTGCTTCAATATGA